One window from the genome of Acinetobacter sp. ANC 7912 encodes:
- a CDS encoding alpha/beta hydrolase: MAGKQHLKKLAEKSQGSAARLLDRLPKMVQESIVRSLNYPYDYPELDSFVKCLMAIQLKQGRTGLVGDDIPQSRIEFDHNMRLLQAKPTKIAQVEDIHLPLQSGMTPARHYHPAPKKKLPLIIFYHGGGFLIGSLDTHDEYCRLLAKHAHAQVLSVDYPLAPEHHPSHMVQVCEDALAWSHQHAKQLGILKKRIAVAGDSAGGNLATVVAQRSRDKVYAPQAQLLIYPALDFKSRHPSYYSYKDGLVLTDDDIQRVTYHYAERHQVDLEDPLISPIYGNLKNLPSTYLITAKHDVLHDEGKIYAHQLRQHGVKLHYDNYEEQTHGFINLTVISKRAKKQVIEMSKKFRKFWDKHS; this comes from the coding sequence ATGGCAGGAAAGCAGCATTTAAAAAAACTGGCAGAGAAAAGCCAAGGTTCTGCAGCACGGTTGCTGGACCGATTACCGAAAATGGTTCAAGAGAGCATCGTCAGAAGTTTGAATTATCCTTATGACTATCCTGAGCTGGACTCATTTGTAAAATGTCTGATGGCGATTCAGCTGAAACAAGGCAGAACAGGACTGGTGGGGGATGATATTCCGCAATCTCGGATTGAATTTGACCATAACATGCGCCTGTTACAAGCTAAACCCACCAAGATCGCTCAGGTGGAGGACATCCATCTACCCTTGCAAAGTGGAATGACACCTGCGCGTCACTACCATCCGGCACCCAAGAAAAAGTTACCCCTAATTATTTTCTATCATGGTGGTGGTTTTCTAATTGGAAGTCTGGATACGCATGATGAGTATTGTCGTCTGCTGGCCAAGCATGCCCATGCGCAGGTATTAAGTGTAGATTATCCACTAGCGCCGGAACATCATCCATCACATATGGTGCAGGTGTGTGAAGATGCCTTGGCCTGGTCACATCAGCATGCCAAACAGTTGGGTATTTTGAAGAAACGTATCGCGGTGGCAGGGGATAGTGCAGGAGGGAATCTGGCAACCGTTGTGGCGCAGCGCAGTCGAGATAAGGTCTATGCGCCACAGGCACAGTTACTGATCTATCCAGCGTTGGACTTCAAGAGCCGTCATCCTTCTTATTATAGTTATAAGGATGGCCTGGTGTTGACAGATGATGATATCCAGCGTGTGACCTATCATTATGCTGAACGCCATCAGGTTGATTTAGAGGATCCTTTGATTTCACCGATCTATGGAAATCTTAAAAATCTGCCGTCAACTTATCTGATTACGGCCAAACATGATGTACTGCATGATGAAGGGAAGATCTATGCCCATCAGCTGCGCCAGCATGGGGTAAAGCTACATTATGATAATTATGAGGAACAGACCCATGGCTTCATTAATCTGACTGTTATTTCCAAACGTGCGAAAAAGCAGGTGATTGAGATGAGTAAGAAGTTTCGCAAGTTTTGGGACAAACACAGTTAA